One segment of uncultured Tolumonas sp. DNA contains the following:
- the fliI gene encoding flagellar protein export ATPase FliI, whose product MTLLKRLQQYQTEGLNARIAVAGKLTRVVGLTLEAIGCRAAVGSLCHIETQDGVLEAEVVGFSGEKLFLMPSEQLKGVIPGAKVTPLSEEHGIPVGMALLGRVIDGVGTPLDGLGEILTADTARYTTIRLNPLARRAITQPMDVGVRAINAMLTVGQGQRMGLFAGSGVGKSVLLGMMTRGTTADVVVVGLIGERGREVKEFIEEILGEEGRERAVVVAAPADASPLMRLKGCETALTIAEYFRDQGLNVLLLMDSLTRYAQAQREIALAIGEPPATKGYPPSVFAKLPALVERAGNGGEGQGSITAFFTVLTEGDDLQDPIADASRAILDGHIVLSRELADGGHYPAIDVEKSISRVMPMVTSEEHMLMARTLKQYYSLYQQNRDLITIGAYQKGADPRIDQAIAIRPVLEQFLQQRMKEVVPYDQCLEGLRNVAMTLVNGQRR is encoded by the coding sequence GTGACGCTACTCAAACGTCTGCAGCAATATCAAACCGAAGGTCTAAATGCCCGAATTGCAGTCGCCGGTAAACTGACTCGCGTTGTGGGTTTGACTTTAGAAGCGATCGGGTGTCGGGCGGCCGTTGGTTCACTGTGTCATATCGAAACTCAAGATGGTGTATTAGAAGCCGAAGTTGTTGGTTTTTCTGGTGAAAAATTATTTTTGATGCCTAGTGAGCAGTTAAAAGGCGTAATTCCCGGCGCTAAAGTGACGCCATTGAGCGAAGAGCATGGCATTCCTGTTGGCATGGCTTTGCTGGGGCGGGTTATTGATGGGGTGGGAACACCATTAGATGGTCTTGGTGAGATATTAACCGCCGACACGGCACGTTATACCACCATACGATTGAACCCGTTAGCTCGTCGGGCGATCACGCAACCGATGGATGTCGGTGTTCGCGCAATCAACGCGATGCTGACGGTTGGGCAAGGCCAACGTATGGGGTTATTTGCCGGTTCCGGTGTTGGTAAATCGGTTTTGCTGGGGATGATGACGCGAGGTACTACCGCCGATGTGGTCGTGGTTGGCCTGATTGGTGAGCGTGGTCGTGAAGTAAAAGAGTTTATTGAAGAAATTCTTGGGGAAGAGGGACGTGAGCGGGCAGTAGTGGTTGCAGCACCAGCCGATGCATCGCCGCTGATGCGCCTCAAAGGCTGTGAAACAGCGCTGACGATCGCAGAATATTTCCGTGATCAGGGTTTAAACGTTTTGCTGCTGATGGATTCTCTGACCCGTTATGCACAAGCGCAGCGTGAAATTGCGTTGGCGATTGGCGAACCACCGGCAACCAAAGGTTATCCGCCCTCAGTTTTTGCTAAATTGCCTGCCTTGGTTGAGCGTGCCGGTAATGGTGGTGAGGGGCAGGGATCTATTACTGCTTTTTTCACCGTATTAACCGAAGGTGATGATTTACAAGACCCGATCGCCGATGCTTCCCGCGCGATTTTGGATGGTCATATCGTGTTATCACGAGAACTGGCCGATGGTGGTCATTACCCGGCAATTGATGTTGAGAAATCAATCAGTCGTGTTATGCCGATGGTGACATCGGAAGAGCATATGCTGATGGCCCGCACATTGAAGCAGTATTATTCGCTTTACCAGCAAAACCGCGATCTTATTACTATCGGCGCCTATCAAAAAGGCGCTGATCCCCGAATCGATCAGGCGATTGCTATTCGTCCTGTGTTGGAGCAGTTCTTGCAACAACGCATGAAAGAAGTTGTACCGTATGACCAATGTCTGGAAGGGTTACGTAATGTAGCGATGACATTGGTTAATGGTCAGCGCCGCTAA
- the fliH gene encoding flagellar assembly protein FliH — MEPLDKTYIPAEQVKDADKWEWPEVDEPEQPLKGSNALGYAPDWYQEEGLPTESNDVTEEEPQPLTLEEIESIRQAAYEDGFAEGKEAGFQAGYADGLTQGETVGHTEGLDKGREEGLTLGREWVEERAQKWQDLLDKLAHPLAQVDKMVEQQLVWMSMQLAKALIKTDVHLAPDLILNSLKEGLKQLPAAEEGISIEMHPDDLEMIKEIYGEAECQKRNWQLHAEPSLQRGDLLLSSSTSSVDLFLEKRIEQLFRQFLRQNVDKTS, encoded by the coding sequence ATGGAACCGTTGGACAAAACATACATCCCGGCTGAGCAGGTTAAAGATGCTGACAAATGGGAATGGCCTGAGGTTGATGAGCCTGAACAGCCGCTCAAAGGTTCCAATGCGTTAGGCTACGCGCCAGATTGGTATCAAGAAGAAGGTTTACCAACTGAATCAAATGATGTGACGGAAGAAGAGCCGCAACCACTGACACTTGAAGAAATCGAATCGATCCGTCAGGCTGCCTATGAAGATGGGTTTGCCGAAGGAAAAGAAGCCGGTTTTCAGGCTGGTTATGCTGATGGTCTGACACAAGGCGAAACGGTAGGTCATACCGAAGGGTTGGATAAAGGACGTGAAGAAGGATTGACCCTTGGCCGTGAATGGGTCGAAGAGCGTGCGCAAAAATGGCAAGACTTACTCGATAAGCTGGCGCATCCGTTAGCGCAGGTCGATAAGATGGTTGAGCAGCAGTTGGTGTGGATGTCTATGCAACTGGCCAAAGCCCTGATCAAGACCGATGTGCATTTGGCGCCAGATCTGATCCTGAATAGTTTGAAAGAAGGTCTGAAGCAATTACCAGCGGCAGAAGAGGGAATTTCTATTGAAATGCACCCTGACGATCTGGAAATGATCAAAGAAATTTATGGTGAAGCTGAATGCCAGAAACGTAACTGGCAGTTACATGCAGAACCTAGTCTGCAGCGTGGTGATCTGCTGCTTTCCAGCTCAACTTCCAGTGTGGATCTGTTTTTAGAAAAACGGATTGAACAGTTATTTCGCCAATTCCTGCGTCAAAATGTGGATAAAACATCGTGA
- the fliG gene encoding flagellar motor switch protein FliG — MTPEQKKIIENMSGMEMAAVLMLSLSEDDAAQIFRHLEPKQVQRLGMSMASMKDFSQERVTAIHRQFIDDIQKFSNIGIGSEDFVRKALVAALGEDKAGNLVEQIIMGSGARGLDSLKWMDARQVASIIQNEHPQIQTIVLSYLDPEQSAEILGQFPEAVRLDLVMRIANLEEVQPAALQELNDIMEKQFAGSAGAQSAKMGGLKAAASIMNYLDTNIEGQLMDAIRESDEEMSQQIQDLMFVFENLIDVDDRAIQSILREVPGDQLQKALKGADDQLKDKILKNMSKRAAEMLQEDLSSMGPIRVSDVEAAQKEILSVARRLADAGEIMLGAGGGEDFL; from the coding sequence ATGACGCCTGAACAAAAAAAGATCATTGAAAACATGTCTGGTATGGAGATGGCAGCAGTTTTAATGCTCAGTCTCAGTGAAGACGATGCGGCCCAGATATTCCGGCATTTAGAACCTAAACAGGTACAACGTTTGGGTATGTCGATGGCTTCAATGAAAGATTTTAGTCAGGAACGGGTTACAGCAATACATCGCCAATTTATTGATGATATTCAGAAATTCTCCAATATCGGTATTGGCAGTGAAGACTTTGTTCGTAAAGCCTTGGTGGCGGCATTGGGTGAAGATAAAGCTGGTAATCTGGTTGAGCAGATCATCATGGGCTCAGGCGCCCGAGGTCTGGATTCACTTAAATGGATGGATGCGCGTCAGGTGGCCAGCATCATTCAGAACGAACATCCGCAGATCCAGACGATTGTGTTGTCATATTTAGATCCAGAACAATCAGCGGAAATTTTGGGCCAATTCCCGGAAGCAGTTCGTCTTGATCTGGTAATGCGTATTGCGAATCTGGAAGAAGTTCAGCCTGCTGCGCTGCAGGAATTGAACGATATCATGGAAAAACAATTTGCCGGTTCTGCTGGTGCGCAATCTGCGAAAATGGGCGGCCTGAAAGCTGCGGCCAGCATTATGAACTACCTCGATACCAACATTGAAGGCCAGTTGATGGATGCGATCCGTGAATCGGATGAAGAGATGAGCCAGCAGATCCAAGATCTGATGTTTGTCTTCGAGAACCTGATCGATGTTGATGACCGTGCAATTCAGAGTATTCTGCGTGAAGTGCCGGGTGATCAGCTGCAGAAAGCATTGAAAGGTGCAGATGATCAGCTGAAAGATAAGATCCTGAAAAATATGTCAAAACGTGCTGCAGAAATGTTGCAGGAAGATTTATCCTCTATGGGACCAATTCGTGTCAGCGATGTAGAAGCGGCACAGAAAGAGATCCTGTCTGTTGCTCGTCGCTTAGCTGATGCTGGTGAGATCATGCTGGGTGCGGGTGGTGGTGAAGATTTCTTATAG
- the fliF gene encoding flagellar basal-body MS-ring/collar protein FliF codes for MVGSSDPLLDKALDASAAKSSSFKFLSNMDFLRQITLILGLLICVAIAAFIFMWGNEPEMRPLGHFNTAEMIKTLDYLDQQKIAYKVQDNNILVKTTEFSTVRLQLQRAGFAASNEENTGDELLMRDPGFGLSQRMEGERLKLSREQQLARAIEQFQGIGKATVLLAIPKDNVFARNERKPSATVVLVLKSAALKQEAIDSIVDTVASAVHGLEPSRVTVTDQNGRLLNSGSQDLMTARSRKEFEIQQKQEAEYKQKIDSILSPVLGLDNYTAEVDASLDFSQEEQTRRVFNPDDPAVRSEVTMEDNNVGNGATGVPGALSNQPPSNAQIPEKTAGAQGSGSTASGHSRKEATRNYELDTTISHVQRQTGSIRRLTVSVAVDYKTAAGKDGKVDRQPRTQSELDTIRRLLQGGLGFDVSRGDQIEVVSIPFNRPDLSVEPETKVWESDWFWPAVRIGASIVLILILLVTVVRPVMKKLLNAEPAEGALNVDLDSRMALEGSDELSLLASQAESEEPIFGLRNGQLVLPDLHRDEDLLRAVRALVSNEPDLAAQVIKEWVSTKD; via the coding sequence ATGGTTGGTAGTAGTGATCCGTTACTGGATAAAGCGCTGGATGCCTCAGCAGCTAAGTCCTCTTCTTTTAAATTTCTGTCGAATATGGATTTTTTACGACAGATCACGTTGATTCTCGGTCTGTTGATCTGTGTTGCCATTGCTGCTTTTATCTTTATGTGGGGCAATGAGCCGGAAATGCGGCCTTTGGGTCATTTCAATACCGCTGAGATGATCAAGACGCTGGACTATCTGGATCAGCAAAAAATTGCCTATAAAGTACAAGACAACAACATTCTGGTAAAAACCACTGAATTCAGTACCGTGCGTTTACAGTTACAACGTGCGGGTTTTGCTGCCTCGAATGAAGAAAATACCGGTGATGAATTATTAATGCGTGATCCTGGTTTTGGCCTGAGCCAACGCATGGAAGGTGAACGTCTGAAACTGAGTCGCGAGCAACAATTAGCTCGTGCGATTGAACAGTTCCAAGGTATTGGCAAAGCCACTGTGTTACTAGCCATTCCAAAAGACAACGTGTTTGCGCGTAATGAACGTAAACCGAGCGCGACGGTTGTTTTGGTGTTAAAAAGTGCTGCTTTAAAACAAGAAGCCATTGATTCGATAGTTGATACTGTTGCCTCTGCTGTACACGGCTTAGAGCCATCCCGAGTTACAGTGACAGATCAGAACGGTCGTCTGTTAAATTCCGGTTCTCAAGATCTGATGACGGCTCGCAGCCGTAAAGAGTTTGAGATCCAGCAAAAACAAGAAGCAGAATACAAACAAAAAATCGATTCGATTCTGAGCCCTGTTTTAGGTCTGGATAATTACACGGCAGAAGTGGATGCCAGCCTTGATTTCTCACAAGAAGAACAAACGCGTCGGGTCTTCAATCCTGATGATCCTGCTGTTCGTTCTGAAGTGACGATGGAGGATAATAATGTTGGTAATGGCGCGACAGGCGTTCCCGGTGCGCTCAGTAACCAACCTCCATCTAATGCGCAGATCCCAGAGAAAACAGCGGGTGCACAGGGTTCAGGCAGTACTGCCAGTGGTCACAGCCGTAAAGAAGCAACCCGTAACTACGAATTGGATACCACCATCAGCCATGTTCAGCGTCAGACGGGCAGTATTCGTCGCCTGACAGTGTCGGTGGCCGTGGATTATAAAACGGCAGCAGGCAAAGACGGTAAAGTTGATCGTCAGCCACGTACGCAAAGTGAGTTGGATACAATCCGTCGGTTGCTGCAAGGTGGATTGGGTTTTGACGTTAGCCGTGGTGATCAAATTGAGGTGGTTAGTATTCCATTCAATCGTCCTGATCTGTCCGTTGAACCAGAAACCAAAGTGTGGGAATCAGATTGGTTCTGGCCTGCTGTCCGAATTGGCGCATCAATCGTATTGATCCTAATCTTGTTGGTAACAGTCGTGCGTCCGGTTATGAAGAAACTGCTCAATGCCGAACCAGCTGAAGGCGCACTTAATGTCGACCTGGATTCAAGAATGGCACTGGAAGGTAGTGATGAACTGAGTCTGCTGGCTTCTCAGGCGGAAAGTGAAGAACCTATTTTTGGTTTGCGTAATGGTCAGTTAGTTTTACCTGATTTGCACCGTGATGAAGATTTGTTAAGAGCGGTACGTGCGTTGGTATCTAATGAACCAGATCTGGCTGCACAAGTTATTAAAGAATGGGTCAGTACGAAGGATTAA
- the fliE gene encoding flagellar hook-basal body complex protein FliE yields MDVQATSLMKQLEALRFEASGASVKPVSEGNVTQDFNQLLSQALNNVNDMQGQSDQLRTRFDMGDRSVNLSDVMIAGQKASIAFEATVQVRNKVVDAYKTIMNMPV; encoded by the coding sequence ATGGACGTGCAAGCAACATCCCTGATGAAACAATTGGAAGCCTTGCGCTTTGAAGCTTCAGGGGCTTCTGTCAAACCAGTCAGCGAAGGGAATGTCACTCAGGACTTTAATCAGTTGCTGTCACAAGCACTGAATAACGTAAACGATATGCAAGGTCAGAGTGATCAATTGCGTACACGTTTCGATATGGGTGATCGAAGTGTTAATCTGTCGGATGTTATGATCGCCGGCCAGAAAGCATCAATCGCTTTTGAAGCAACAGTTCAGGTACGTAATAAAGTGGTGGATGCTTATAAAACCATCATGAATATGCCAGTGTAA
- a CDS encoding sigma-54 dependent transcriptional regulator, translating to MSQRTLLVVEDDPGLQEAIVDTLQLSGYHCLTADCGEAALVVLQRQKVDMIISDVQMPGMDGLSLLQNVQHLYAQIPMLLMTAFGNIEGAVRAMRDGAVDYLVKPFAPEVLLNQVSRYVPAQLVERRTPVYGDPKTAELLQLAAKVARSDASVMISGPSGTGKEVLARYIHDQSSRSEQPFIAINCAAIPENMLEATLFGYEKGAFTGAVQGCPGKFEQAQGGTLLLDEITEMDPALQAKLLRVLQEREVERLGSRKTISLDVRVIATTNRDLRKAVSNHLFREDLFYRLNVFPLRWLPLRARTGDILPLAEHLLRRHALEQRSALPELITSACQKLLAYNWPGNVRELENVMQRALILAKDQKITADEILFDTDAVYSTEDESSWDDETDDVFNERVPGIEKLGNELRQQEHQIILDTLISCDGSRKAVAERLGISPRTLRYKLARMRDVGIDVPD from the coding sequence ATGAGCCAGCGAACGTTATTAGTGGTCGAAGATGATCCAGGGTTACAAGAAGCGATTGTCGATACTTTGCAGCTATCCGGTTATCACTGCTTAACCGCAGATTGTGGTGAGGCGGCGTTGGTTGTTTTGCAGCGCCAGAAAGTAGACATGATTATTTCTGATGTGCAAATGCCGGGTATGGACGGGCTAAGCTTGCTGCAAAATGTTCAGCATCTGTATGCGCAAATTCCTATGTTGCTGATGACGGCATTTGGCAACATCGAGGGTGCTGTCCGTGCTATGCGCGATGGTGCGGTTGATTATCTGGTTAAACCGTTCGCGCCTGAAGTTTTACTAAATCAGGTAAGCCGTTATGTGCCTGCGCAATTGGTAGAACGCCGGACGCCGGTATATGGCGATCCAAAAACAGCTGAGTTATTACAGTTGGCGGCTAAAGTCGCACGTTCTGATGCGTCGGTGATGATCAGTGGGCCAAGCGGTACGGGTAAAGAAGTTTTAGCCCGTTATATTCACGATCAATCATCCCGTTCTGAACAGCCCTTTATTGCCATTAACTGCGCCGCAATTCCGGAAAATATGCTGGAAGCGACGTTATTTGGTTATGAAAAAGGCGCCTTTACCGGTGCGGTACAAGGGTGCCCGGGTAAATTTGAACAAGCGCAGGGTGGCACTCTATTGCTGGATGAAATTACGGAAATGGATCCAGCCCTGCAGGCCAAATTATTGCGTGTACTGCAAGAGCGGGAGGTTGAACGCTTAGGCAGCCGGAAAACGATCAGTCTGGATGTCAGAGTGATCGCCACAACCAATCGTGATTTGCGTAAAGCCGTCAGTAATCATCTGTTTCGTGAAGATCTGTTTTACCGGTTGAATGTGTTCCCGCTGCGTTGGTTGCCTTTACGTGCACGCACTGGCGATATACTGCCACTCGCTGAGCATTTATTGCGTCGCCATGCATTGGAGCAACGTTCAGCATTACCTGAACTCATCACCTCTGCCTGTCAGAAATTACTGGCGTATAACTGGCCGGGAAATGTACGGGAGCTGGAAAACGTCATGCAACGGGCATTGATCTTAGCTAAAGATCAGAAGATCACTGCAGATGAGATCTTATTTGATACAGATGCTGTGTACTCTACAGAGGATGAATCATCTTGGGATGATGAAACCGATGACGTATTCAATGAACGAGTCCCAGGCATCGAAAAATTGGGTAATGAACTGCGTCAGCAGGAACATCAAATCATTCTGGATACATTGATCTCTTGTGATGGTAGCCGTAAAGCGGTTGCTGAACGTTTAGGGATCAGCCCTCGAACACTACGTTATAAACTGGCACGCATGCGTGATGTCGGTATTGACGTTCCTGACTAA
- a CDS encoding ATP-binding protein → MLLAEIFDHIPSGLILVDRAGKIFRANPAAKALLGGGLLGEAWLSVIQRAFCLRDDDGHEVSLRDGRRVQVSTLPLQHQPGQMVQITDLTETRRLQEQVSHMQRLSALGKMAASLAHQIRTPLSAAMLYGANLANRTLTPESRLQFQQKLMMRLKELERQVSDVLLFARNGDQQKVEPVVLRDLLQQLQQRAETLTTTHDAVFTVNVPEQDINLLANSEALTSALMNLLENGIQAGGKQLLLTVEPEAEQVMIRLVDNGKGISREQLSRIFEPFYTTRSRGTGLGLAVVQAVVQAHQGTIQASSLLGEGSCFSIRLPYHHVQLQQIREGAA, encoded by the coding sequence ATGTTGTTGGCGGAAATTTTTGATCATATTCCTTCCGGCTTAATATTGGTCGATCGTGCAGGAAAGATTTTTCGGGCTAACCCCGCCGCAAAAGCTCTGCTGGGTGGCGGCTTATTAGGTGAAGCATGGTTGTCAGTCATCCAGCGCGCTTTCTGTCTGCGTGATGATGATGGTCATGAAGTATCACTGCGTGATGGGCGTCGGGTTCAGGTTTCAACCTTACCGTTACAACATCAGCCTGGCCAGATGGTGCAAATTACTGATCTGACAGAAACCCGTCGTTTACAAGAGCAAGTCAGTCATATGCAGCGCTTGTCTGCGTTGGGCAAAATGGCTGCATCTCTGGCCCATCAAATTAGAACGCCGCTCTCTGCTGCTATGTTATACGGCGCTAATTTAGCAAATCGTACGCTGACACCTGAATCTCGTCTGCAATTCCAGCAAAAATTAATGATGCGCCTGAAAGAACTCGAACGTCAGGTGAGTGATGTTTTGTTATTTGCCCGTAATGGCGATCAGCAGAAAGTGGAACCGGTCGTATTGCGCGATCTGTTGCAACAGTTACAGCAACGCGCTGAAACTTTGACGACAACACATGATGCTGTGTTCACCGTTAATGTGCCGGAACAAGACATCAATTTGTTAGCAAATAGCGAAGCCTTAACCAGTGCTTTAATGAACCTGCTTGAAAATGGCATTCAAGCTGGGGGGAAACAGTTACTGCTAACGGTTGAACCCGAAGCAGAACAAGTCATGATCCGGTTGGTGGATAATGGCAAAGGGATTTCCCGTGAACAGTTATCCCGCATCTTTGAACCATTTTACACAACTCGTAGTCGTGGGACTGGCCTTGGTTTAGCGGTAGTGCAAGCCGTCGTGCAAGCTCATCAGGGTACAATTCAAGCCTCTTCACTATTGGGTGAAGGAAGCTGTTTTAGTATTCGTTTGCCTTATCATCATGTGCAACTACAACAAATACGGGAAGGTGCCGCATGA
- a CDS encoding methyl-accepting chemotaxis protein: MKIVHKLILLIVVGFIGSVLISVIGFSRLSDINKDMRNVMDNTLPSFNALNAANIQFLEARIMIRAHVLETDPAKMQVLETQYRDKQKLVRENLAEYEKLISDDQDRALYMKAKEAAESYEKQSDIVLNFSRQHQAEDAKRELAVLAGLAEQVSTSLAEDVKYNEKLARDSDKENQTGYENAKWLLMMSTIAVTGFLALIGWFIYRQISTGLKVAQTTISRIENSLDFTLRAEVSGSDEISLMLRAFNQLIGRMQNNLRELLQGVEQVAVSADRLQSSAHRVSEGSSSQNASTSHMAASVEEMTVSINHVADQANTTSEQSNEVGRKAEAGQDVIAHTVDNIHAIAGAVDNAAQDIQQLEAKGREIESVINIIRAVAEQTNLLALNAAIEAARAGEQGRGFAVVADEVRSLAARTATSTKEIGDIITAIQNVSASAVKRMQEAIVKVEQGVEGAGQANETMEEICRVATESVSLVADISHAIREQGAATNSIAQQVENVAQMVDENTQAANETADLANDLSKISDDMKKVVMAYRL, encoded by the coding sequence ATGAAAATAGTACACAAGCTCATTTTGTTAATCGTGGTGGGTTTTATTGGCAGTGTGTTGATTAGTGTAATTGGTTTCTCTCGTCTTTCCGACATCAATAAAGACATGCGCAATGTAATGGATAATACATTGCCTAGTTTTAATGCGTTAAATGCCGCGAATATCCAATTTCTGGAAGCAAGAATCATGATCCGGGCTCATGTTCTTGAAACTGATCCTGCAAAAATGCAAGTACTAGAAACTCAGTATCGCGATAAGCAAAAACTGGTCAGAGAGAATCTGGCTGAATATGAGAAGTTGATCTCTGATGATCAGGACCGCGCCTTGTATATGAAGGCTAAAGAAGCAGCAGAGAGTTATGAAAAACAATCTGACATAGTTTTAAATTTTTCTCGTCAACATCAGGCAGAAGATGCTAAACGAGAGCTTGCTGTTTTAGCTGGTCTGGCGGAACAAGTGTCAACATCTTTGGCTGAAGATGTTAAATATAACGAAAAATTGGCTCGCGATAGCGATAAAGAAAATCAGACAGGTTACGAGAATGCAAAATGGCTTCTCATGATGTCCACCATTGCTGTAACGGGTTTTCTGGCGTTAATTGGTTGGTTTATTTACCGTCAGATCAGTACCGGCCTTAAAGTCGCACAAACAACTATTTCCCGTATCGAAAATAGTCTGGATTTCACCTTGCGCGCTGAGGTGAGCGGCAGCGATGAGATCAGTCTGATGTTGCGGGCATTCAATCAGCTGATTGGGCGCATGCAAAATAACTTGCGTGAATTATTGCAAGGAGTTGAACAAGTTGCAGTAAGTGCTGATCGCCTGCAATCGTCAGCGCATCGGGTCTCTGAAGGTTCAAGCTCTCAGAACGCATCAACGTCTCATATGGCAGCGTCTGTTGAAGAAATGACGGTGAGTATCAATCATGTCGCCGATCAAGCAAATACCACCAGTGAACAATCCAATGAAGTGGGTCGCAAAGCAGAAGCGGGTCAGGATGTAATTGCACACACCGTTGATAATATCCATGCCATTGCCGGTGCGGTTGATAACGCTGCACAAGATATTCAACAGTTGGAAGCGAAAGGCCGGGAAATTGAATCGGTTATTAATATCATCCGTGCTGTTGCTGAACAAACCAACTTACTGGCGTTGAACGCGGCGATTGAAGCCGCACGTGCAGGTGAGCAAGGCCGAGGTTTTGCTGTAGTTGCTGATGAAGTACGTAGTCTCGCAGCCAGAACTGCAACATCTACAAAAGAGATCGGCGACATTATTACCGCGATTCAGAATGTTTCTGCTTCAGCAGTGAAACGTATGCAGGAAGCGATTGTTAAAGTTGAGCAAGGCGTTGAAGGTGCCGGCCAGGCCAATGAAACGATGGAAGAGATTTGCCGAGTCGCTACTGAAAGTGTCTCTCTGGTGGCTGATATTTCGCATGCTATTCGTGAACAGGGTGCTGCGACCAATTCGATTGCTCAGCAGGTAGAAAATGTTGCTCAAATGGTGGATGAAAACACGCAGGCTGCTAATGAGACGGCTGATTTAGCGAATGATTTATCCAAAATCTCAGATGACATGAAAAAAGTCGTCATGGCTTATAGATTGTAA
- a CDS encoding sigma-54 dependent transcriptional regulator, with translation MEQMDNLLLVDANDERRQQLETVLSFMGIQWQSGGEEDCLAYLSAVENISAVVVGDLKTTTLPELATRYSSVPFISAEQSELSNSNIIGFLSQPFSYESLTQMLHFCQAFRSLHPTLQTSRQMPALLKLLVGKGSAIQSVRKLIEQVASKDANVLILGESGTGKEVVARAIHEMSGRAKGPFVPVNCGAIPGELLESELFGHEKGAFTGAISSRRGRFELAEGGTLFLDEIGDMPMAMQVKLLRVLQERLYERVGGTKPIQADVRIIAATHRNLETMISENRFREDLYYRLNVFPIETPSLRERLDDIPLLLQEMVNRHQAQHHAFVRFTQRAMESLMQHNWPGNVRELSNLVERLLILFPNRIVDIQDLPAKYRYGDWSEDMPLDEAASEWAEREALSSVFMETPEESPSVAAEPFASVLPEEGVNLKEMIAELEMDLIRQALEMQDGVVARASELLGMRRTTLVEKMKKYGMTAKDM, from the coding sequence ATGGAGCAAATGGATAATCTGCTTCTGGTTGATGCCAATGATGAACGCCGTCAGCAATTAGAGACGGTGTTGTCATTTATGGGCATTCAGTGGCAGAGCGGTGGGGAAGAAGATTGTCTGGCTTATCTTTCTGCGGTGGAAAATATCTCCGCAGTGGTAGTGGGTGATCTGAAAACCACTACCTTACCGGAATTAGCTACCCGTTATTCATCGGTTCCTTTTATCAGTGCAGAACAATCAGAGCTGAGTAATAGCAATATTATCGGTTTTTTGTCGCAGCCTTTTTCTTATGAATCTCTGACGCAGATGCTGCATTTCTGTCAGGCGTTTCGCTCTCTGCACCCTACATTACAAACCAGTCGCCAAATGCCGGCATTACTGAAACTGCTGGTGGGGAAAGGCAGTGCCATTCAAAGTGTGCGCAAATTGATTGAACAAGTGGCCAGTAAAGATGCCAATGTGCTGATTCTTGGTGAATCAGGCACTGGTAAAGAGGTGGTTGCCCGCGCAATTCATGAAATGTCTGGCCGCGCAAAAGGGCCGTTTGTGCCGGTAAACTGCGGCGCGATTCCCGGTGAATTGCTGGAAAGTGAACTGTTTGGTCATGAAAAGGGCGCATTTACTGGCGCAATTTCCTCTCGCCGTGGTCGCTTTGAATTGGCTGAAGGCGGCACGTTATTCTTGGATGAAATCGGCGATATGCCGATGGCAATGCAAGTTAAGCTGCTGCGTGTTTTACAAGAACGCCTCTATGAGCGAGTCGGTGGCACAAAACCAATCCAGGCCGATGTACGAATCATTGCGGCCACCCACCGCAATCTGGAAACCATGATCAGTGAAAATCGTTTCCGTGAAGATTTATATTACCGCCTAAATGTATTTCCTATTGAGACCCCATCACTGCGTGAGCGACTGGACGATATCCCATTGCTGTTGCAGGAAATGGTCAATCGTCATCAAGCCCAACATCATGCTTTTGTGCGCTTCACCCAGCGTGCGATGGAATCACTGATGCAACATAATTGGCCGGGTAATGTGCGTGAATTATCTAATCTGGTGGAACGTTTATTAATTCTGTTCCCAAACCGGATCGTGGATATTCAGGATCTGCCCGCGAAATATCGTTATGGCGACTGGAGCGAAGACATGCCATTAGATGAAGCCGCGTCCGAATGGGCTGAGCGTGAAGCTTTATCATCTGTGTTTATGGAAACGCCGGAAGAATCGCCATCTGTCGCTGCGGAACCGTTTGCTTCAGTGTTACCAGAAGAAGGGGTCAATCTGAAAGAGATGATCGCTGAGCTGGAAATGGATTTAATTCGTCAGGCATTGGAAATGCAGGATGGTGTGGTAGCCCGTGCGTCAGAGTTATTGGGTATGCGCCGCACGACATTGGTCGAAAAAATGAAAAAATATGGAATGACGGCCAAAGATATGTAG